One stretch of Fictibacillus sp. b24 DNA includes these proteins:
- a CDS encoding DUF421 domain-containing protein, whose amino-acid sequence MEGILITIYRTVLGFAFLLLLMRLLGKKQLGELTFFNYATGIAMGNIIGDMVVHKEITVWESLASLSFWAIAVFGIEFLNRHSPLLTKLTKSQPTILIKKGQLMQKELKRMQMSMDDLLMLLRISSVFDITDVEYAIMEPNGQLSILKKPLKDSVTKEDLNIPPEAPLYLPTMLISNGEKIDLPFNEYNLSDEWFISQLKSAGFQDAKEVFFAQLQDDGEVFFVEKEKGS is encoded by the coding sequence TTGGAAGGAATCTTAATTACCATCTACAGAACCGTTCTTGGCTTTGCCTTTTTACTTTTATTAATGAGGCTGCTTGGCAAAAAGCAACTCGGTGAACTAACGTTTTTTAACTATGCAACTGGAATCGCGATGGGTAATATTATCGGGGATATGGTCGTTCATAAAGAGATCACCGTGTGGGAAAGTTTAGCTTCTCTCTCCTTTTGGGCGATAGCGGTATTTGGTATTGAATTTCTTAACCGGCACTCACCTCTCCTCACAAAACTGACAAAGAGCCAGCCAACAATTTTAATAAAAAAAGGACAGCTGATGCAAAAGGAACTTAAACGAATGCAGATGTCGATGGACGATCTATTGATGCTGCTTAGGATTAGCTCAGTCTTTGACATCACAGATGTGGAATATGCCATCATGGAACCGAACGGCCAGTTGAGTATCCTGAAGAAGCCGCTCAAAGATTCTGTCACAAAAGAAGATTTAAATATTCCGCCAGAAGCACCTCTATATTTGCCTACCATGCTGATTTCAAACGGAGAAAAAATAGATCTGCCTTTTAACGAATACAATCTTTCTGATGAATGGTTTATTAGCCAGCTTAAGAGTGCCGGTTTTCAGGATGCGAAAGAAGTATTCTTTGCTCAGCTGCAGGATGACGGTGAAGTGTTTTTTGTGGAAAAAGAAAAAGGCAGCTGA